The Mustelus asterias unplaced genomic scaffold, sMusAst1.hap1.1 HAP1_SCAFFOLD_3262, whole genome shotgun sequence genome has a segment encoding these proteins:
- the men1 gene encoding menin: MGLKSAQAAFFPICSMEGVVKLFDWELKRDEPDLTLLSLVLGFVEHFLAVNRVVPINVPGYSFEVSSAEAGTDPAACFPHVDLLQIRALHTRFTTMIRGAVDRSLYPLKGGYSSRDLVKKVSDVIWNSLSRSYFKDRAHIQSLFSFIT; this comes from the coding sequence ATGGGTTTGAAGTCGGCGCAGGCGGCTTTCTTCCCCATTTGCAGCATGGAGGGGGTGGTGAAACTCTTTGACTGGGAGTTGAAGAGGGATGAGCCAGACCTCACCCTGCTGTCCCTGGTACTGGGCTTCGTCGAGCACTTCCTGGCCGTCAACAGAGTTGTTCCCATTAACGTGCCGGGCTACAGCTTCGAGGTGTCCTCGGCAGAGGCCGGGACCGACCCCGCCGCCTGCTTCCCCCACGTGGACCTGCTCCAGATCCGGGCCCTCCACACCAGGTTCACCACCATGATCCGGGGGGCGGTGGACCGCTCCCTCTACCCGCTGAAGGGGGGTTACTCCAGCCGCGACCTGGTCAAGAAGGTGTCCGACGTCATCTGGAACAGTCTCAGCCGTTCCTACTTCAAGGACCGGGCGCACATCCAGTCTCTGTTCAGCTTCATCACCG